The proteins below come from a single Phocoena sinus isolate mPhoSin1 chromosome 2, mPhoSin1.pri, whole genome shotgun sequence genomic window:
- the ACOT6 gene encoding putative acyl-coenzyme A thioesterase 6, which yields MAATVTLEPAGRCRWDEPVHIAVRGLAPGQPVTLRASLRDEKDELFRAHARYCADAHGQLDLERAPALGGSFTGLEPMGLLWALEPEKPLMRLVKRDVQTPFAVELEVLHGHDPEAGGLLGQAVHERDFLAPGVRREPVRVGRVRATLFLPPDTGPFPGILDLFGSGGGLCEYRASLLAGHGFAVLALAYFRFEDLPKYLNNVCLEYFEEAVDFMLQHPKVKGPSVGLLGFSKGGDLCLSMASFLKGITATAVINACVANTIAPLHYKDMIIPNLSSDPGKYKITESGLLNLVDIWNDPLEKPNHQSLIPLEKAQGPFLFIVGMDDHNWKSEFYAQIASERLQAHGKDRPQIIYYPGTGHCIDPPYFPLCRASVHAVLDQPIFYGGEPKAHSRAQVDAWQQIQTFFHKHLNGKKSVKPSKL from the exons ATGGCGGCGACGGTGACGCTGGAGCCTGCGGGCCGCTGCCGCTGGGACGAGCCCGTGCACATCGCCGTGCGCGGCCTGGCCCCGGGGCAGCCGGTCACGCTGCGCGCGTCCCTGCGCGACGAGAAGGACGAGCTCTTCCGAGCCCACGCGCGCTACTGCGCCGACGCCCACGGCCAGCTGGACCTGGAGCGCGCTCCCGCGCTGGGCGGCAGCTTcacagggctcgagcccatgggGCTCCTCTGGGCTTTAGAGCCCGAGAAGCCCTTGATGCGGCTGGTGAAGCGGGACGTGCAAACGCCCTTCGCCGTGGAGCTGGAGGTGCTCCACGGCCACGACCCGGAAGCCGGAGGGCTCCTGGGCCAGGCGGTGCACGAGCGCGACTTCCTGGCGCCGGGGGTGCGGCGCGAGCCCGTGCGCGTGGGCCGGGTGCGCGCCACGCTCTTCCTGCCGCCAG ACACAGGACCATTCCCTGGAATCCTCGATCTTTTTGGAAGTGGTGGTGGCCTTTGTGAATACAGGGCCAGCCTCCTGGCTGGACATGGTTTTGCTGTGCTCGCTCTGGCTTATTTCAGATTTGAAGACCTCCCTAAATATTTGAATAACGTGTGCCTGGAGTACTTTGAAGAAGCTGTGGACTTCATGCTGCAACATCCAAAG GTGAAAGGCCCTAGTGTTGGGCTTCTTGGCTTCTCCAAAGGAGGTGACCTGTGTCTCTCAATGGCCTCTTTCTTGAAGGGCATCACAGCTACTGCAGTTATTAATGCCTGTGTGGCCAACACAATAGCTCCTCTGCATTACAAGGATATGATTATTCCTAATCTCAGCAGTGacccaggaaaatataaaatcactgAGTCAGGCCTTTTGAATTTGGTGGATATTTGGAACGACCCACTGGAGAAACCCAACCACCAAAGTCTTATTCCATTGGAAAAGGCCCAGGGACCCTTCCTGTTTATCGTTGGCATGGATGATCATAACTGGAAGAGTGAATTCTATGCTCAGATAGCCTCTGAACGGCTACAAGCCCATGGGAAAGACAGACCCCAGATAATCTACTACCCAGGAACTGGCCATTGTATCGATCCgccttattttcctctttgtagAGCCTCTGTGCATGCAGTTTTGGACCAACCAATATTCTATGGAGGTGAGCCAAAGGCTCACTCAAGGGCACAGGTAGATGCCTGGCAGCAAATCCAAACTTTCTTCCATAAACACCTCAATGGTAAAAAATCTGTCAAGCCCAGCAAGTTGTAA